A stretch of the Desertibacillus haloalkaliphilus genome encodes the following:
- a CDS encoding response regulator: MNQNGTDEITVLLIEDDPMVQEVNRLFIEKVDGFSVIGVASNGKEGRQQVHSLKPDLVLLDIYMPDTNGMMLVQQLRQEDTDVDIIAVTAANDTKTVKTLMRYGAIDYIVKPFTFERLEKALKQYKDVYLQLNEQAEVSQDQLDEVLQQKDGKVEQGLPEELPKGLHVLTLKQIYTYLEQTSEPKSAEAIGASIGMARVTVRRYLNYLESIGKVEMELTYGTIGRPIQMYQIKTTKE, translated from the coding sequence ATGAACCAGAACGGAACCGATGAAATTACTGTATTGTTAATTGAAGATGATCCGATGGTTCAGGAAGTTAACCGTTTGTTTATAGAAAAAGTAGATGGTTTTTCCGTTATCGGTGTGGCTTCAAATGGAAAAGAAGGTAGACAACAGGTACATTCACTAAAACCAGATCTTGTTTTATTGGACATTTATATGCCTGATACAAATGGTATGATGCTCGTCCAACAACTTCGTCAAGAAGATACCGATGTAGATATTATAGCCGTTACGGCAGCCAATGATACAAAAACTGTGAAAACCTTGATGCGTTATGGGGCGATTGATTACATAGTAAAGCCATTCACGTTTGAAAGGTTAGAAAAGGCATTGAAGCAATATAAAGATGTTTATCTTCAGTTAAATGAACAAGCGGAAGTATCGCAGGATCAACTCGACGAAGTTTTACAGCAAAAGGATGGGAAGGTAGAGCAAGGTTTGCCTGAAGAGTTGCCAAAAGGGTTACATGTATTGACATTAAAGCAAATTTACACGTATTTAGAACAAACAAGCGAGCCAAAGTCTGCGGAGGCGATTGGTGCGTCAATTGGAATGGCTCGAGTGACAGTCCGTCGTTATTTAAATTACTTAGAGTCTATCGGTAAGGTAGAAATGGAGCTAACGTATGGTACGATCGGTAGGCCTATTCAAATGTACCAAATAAAGACGACAAAGGAGTAG
- a CDS encoding TRAP transporter substrate-binding protein codes for MKRVVTIFSFLLIGILTAIYIGFGFNGEEDLQAVDYELEGLNEKYTLRFSHVVAENTPKGLAASYFADLVKEKTNGWVDVQIYPNGVLYEAQEEFEALAKNEVQMIAPAFSEIAVHDPNWLLMDLPYVFEDKDMLGKAFNGRIGELLFASIEEHGYMGLDFWYNGFKQLTNNVRPVRDPDDLNGISVRVMPSDVLKETYRTVDASPRVFTFNEVYEALSDERVDGQENTLTNMYSKRFYEQQGYMTVSNHSYLGYAVLMNPQFWDRLPSNYQRHIREAMIETTEWLYEHERVLNEEMYERIVRSGAIDIHIQTEQEKQRWIEAFSPVYDQFVPIIDDEIMNEVNHLHEG; via the coding sequence ATGAAACGTGTAGTTACGATTTTTTCGTTTTTATTAATAGGGATTTTGACGGCGATCTATATAGGCTTTGGATTTAATGGGGAAGAGGACTTGCAGGCAGTTGATTACGAACTGGAAGGGTTAAATGAAAAATATACTCTTCGATTTAGCCATGTAGTTGCTGAGAATACACCGAAGGGACTAGCAGCTTCTTACTTTGCTGACCTTGTCAAAGAGAAGACAAATGGTTGGGTTGATGTCCAAATTTATCCAAACGGTGTGCTCTATGAGGCACAGGAGGAATTTGAGGCCTTAGCAAAAAATGAAGTACAGATGATTGCGCCAGCTTTTTCAGAGATTGCTGTCCATGACCCAAATTGGTTGTTAATGGACCTTCCTTATGTTTTTGAGGATAAAGATATGCTGGGGAAAGCCTTTAATGGTAGGATTGGCGAGTTGTTATTTGCAAGTATTGAAGAGCATGGGTATATGGGTCTTGATTTCTGGTATAACGGGTTCAAGCAACTAACAAATAATGTAAGGCCAGTTAGGGATCCTGATGACCTAAATGGAATTTCGGTTCGCGTCATGCCTAGTGACGTCTTAAAAGAAACATATCGAACGGTTGACGCAAGTCCTAGAGTGTTTACATTTAATGAAGTTTATGAAGCCTTAAGTGATGAACGGGTTGACGGTCAAGAAAATACGTTAACAAACATGTATTCCAAACGTTTTTATGAGCAGCAAGGTTATATGACAGTGAGCAACCATAGTTATTTAGGCTATGCAGTCTTAATGAACCCACAATTTTGGGATCGGCTACCTTCTAATTATCAACGTCATATACGAGAGGCGATGATCGAAACCACAGAATGGCTTTATGAGCATGAACGTGTGTTAAATGAAGAGATGTATGAGCGAATCGTAAGAAGTGGTGCTATCGATATTCATATCCAAACTGAGCAAGAAAAGCAGCGATGGATTGAAGCTTTTAGCCCGGTCTACGACCAATTTGTTCCAATTATTGACGATGAAATCATGAATGAAGTAAACCATCTACATGAAGGTTAG